The following proteins are encoded in a genomic region of Oceanispirochaeta sp.:
- a CDS encoding alcohol dehydrogenase catalytic domain-containing protein, with protein MKAARLYGIEDIRVEDIPIPEINEDEVLIKVKASFICGTDVRFYKNGLPGNSDQPLVAGHEIAGVVEKVGARIKGYAVGTRVGVAPNYGCGVCDLCTSGNSHMCLESEALGVSVDGGFAEYMRVPAAAVAQGNISPLEDSISFEEAALAEPLSCVYNAYEKIGIYPGDHVLVIGAGPIGLMHIRVAFLAGAAAVYVTDLSEDRLALAKKLIPEVTVLKNETLDEDIKKYTGGRLMNLVITAASVSVIQESAFKYVGLDGRVMFFGGLPKGKSIVKLDTNEIHYKQLTVAGTTRQSLRQYRLCLKLIASGRLKVSDLVTASAPLDDINSIIANVAAGKGLKSVITI; from the coding sequence ATGAAAGCAGCAAGACTGTATGGAATAGAAGATATAAGAGTAGAAGACATCCCGATTCCCGAGATTAATGAGGATGAAGTACTAATCAAGGTAAAGGCTTCCTTTATCTGCGGTACGGATGTTCGTTTCTATAAGAACGGGTTACCCGGAAATTCTGATCAGCCCCTGGTGGCTGGTCATGAAATTGCCGGTGTTGTTGAAAAAGTCGGAGCCCGCATTAAGGGTTATGCTGTCGGAACAAGAGTTGGTGTGGCTCCTAACTACGGATGCGGTGTGTGTGACCTCTGTACCAGCGGTAATTCTCATATGTGTCTGGAATCCGAGGCTCTGGGAGTCTCCGTGGATGGTGGATTTGCCGAATATATGAGAGTCCCCGCTGCCGCTGTTGCTCAGGGAAACATTTCTCCCCTGGAAGACAGCATCAGCTTCGAAGAAGCCGCCCTGGCGGAACCCCTCTCCTGTGTGTACAACGCCTATGAAAAAATCGGCATTTACCCGGGAGACCATGTCCTTGTCATTGGTGCCGGACCCATTGGTCTCATGCACATCCGGGTGGCCTTCCTTGCCGGAGCGGCGGCAGTCTATGTCACAGATCTCAGTGAAGATCGTCTGGCTCTGGCTAAAAAACTGATCCCCGAAGTCACAGTCCTGAAGAATGAGACTCTGGATGAAGATATTAAAAAATACACCGGCGGCAGGTTGATGAATCTTGTCATCACGGCAGCTTCTGTTTCCGTTATCCAGGAGAGTGCCTTCAAGTATGTCGGACTGGACGGACGTGTCATGTTCTTCGGCGGTTTGCCCAAAGGAAAATCCATTGTTAAACTTGATACGAATGAGATTCATTACAAACAGCTGACAGTTGCCGGTACTACCAGACAGAGTCTGAGACAGTATCGTCTCTGCCTGAAACTGATTGCCTCGGGCCGTCTCAAGGTCTCTGACCTGGTGACTGCTTCTGCTCCTCTGGATGATATTAATAGCATCATCGCCAATGTGGCGGCAGGAAAAGGTCTGAAAAGCGTCATTACAATCTGA
- a CDS encoding Gfo/Idh/MocA family oxidoreductase — MKSNVNVCVIGSGRAGMIHARNFARSVPGGRLVAMVDPVEAAARAAVEELGIDKYYLDYKDALGDKDIDAVVVVTPTAYHKDIVVDAAAAGKHIQCEKPMAMTEQECQDMMDATDKAGVKLQLAFMRRFDESFMHAKERVDAGEIGDVVCVKSLTHGPSIPKPWMYDITKSNGPLAEVSSHDIDALHWYSGSYMNEVYAIAGNYRCPDAVEEFPDFYDNVIMNCRFKNGAQGMVDGAQGVLYGYDSRVEILGTKGIIHVGKNQNFSVLTCTPDGIHTPFVKSWQNLFIDAYRREDKAFVDCILGDTAPVVTGRDGLEAVKVVNAGNKSIIEKKPVFL, encoded by the coding sequence ATGAAATCAAATGTGAATGTCTGTGTAATAGGAAGCGGAAGAGCCGGAATGATCCATGCCCGGAACTTTGCCAGATCTGTTCCCGGAGGAAGACTGGTGGCCATGGTCGATCCCGTGGAAGCGGCCGCCAGGGCGGCGGTGGAAGAACTGGGAATCGATAAGTACTACCTGGACTACAAGGATGCTCTGGGAGACAAAGATATCGATGCCGTTGTTGTTGTCACACCCACTGCCTACCATAAGGATATCGTTGTCGATGCGGCTGCGGCGGGTAAACATATACAGTGTGAAAAGCCCATGGCCATGACCGAGCAGGAATGCCAGGATATGATGGATGCAACAGACAAAGCAGGAGTCAAACTGCAGCTGGCATTTATGCGCCGTTTTGACGAAAGTTTTATGCACGCCAAGGAACGGGTGGATGCCGGTGAGATCGGTGATGTGGTCTGTGTTAAGTCTCTGACCCACGGTCCCAGCATCCCCAAGCCCTGGATGTATGATATTACCAAGAGCAATGGCCCCCTGGCGGAAGTCAGCAGCCATGATATAGATGCCCTTCACTGGTACAGCGGCAGTTATATGAATGAGGTATATGCTATCGCCGGTAATTACCGCTGCCCCGATGCGGTAGAAGAGTTCCCTGACTTTTATGACAATGTCATCATGAACTGCCGCTTTAAAAATGGGGCACAGGGCATGGTCGATGGGGCCCAGGGTGTGTTATACGGTTATGACTCCCGGGTGGAAATTCTGGGAACCAAAGGGATTATTCATGTGGGGAAAAACCAGAACTTTTCTGTTCTGACCTGTACACCCGATGGTATTCACACACCCTTTGTGAAGAGCTGGCAGAATCTGTTTATTGATGCCTATAGAAGAGAAGATAAAGCCTTTGTGGACTGTATTCTGGGTGATACGGCGCCTGTTGTCACAGGCCGTGACGGTTTGGAAGCAGTTAAAGTCGTGAATGCAGGAAACAAATCCATTATTGAAAAGAAACCGGTCTTTCTTTAG